From Pan troglodytes isolate AG18354 chromosome 9, NHGRI_mPanTro3-v2.0_pri, whole genome shotgun sequence, the proteins below share one genomic window:
- the BET1L gene encoding BET1-like protein isoform X2, whose protein sequence is MPIASAAGCSPTLGPKPEVSEPEAEGAGPSRGVVGAEAGPSLAGGGAGSPFPATAPRLRRLWPRRCPRRGAGAGHDGGLGSGPSLFSAQSPGAVEEILDRENKRMADSLASKVTRLKSLALDIDRDAEDQNRYLDGMVQVMVLPVCLLRSPVLK, encoded by the exons ATGCCCATCGCTTCCGCGGCCGGCTGTTCCCCAACCCTCGGCCCTAAGCCGGAAGTCAGCGAGCCCGAAGCGGAAGGGGCTGGGCCATCTAGGGGCGTGGTCGGTGCGGAGGCGGGGCCATCGCTGGCTGGGGGCGGGGCCGGAAGCCCTTTCCCCGCGACTGCGCCACGTCTGAGGCGGCTGTGGCCGCGTCGGTGTCCGCGTCGAGGAGCCGGGGCAGGGCACGATGGCGGACTGGGCTCGGG CCCCTCTCTTTTCTCAGCTCAGAGCCCGGGCGCTGTGGAAGAGATTCTAGACCGGGAGAACAAGCGAATGGCTGACAGCCTGGCCTCCAAAGTCACCAGGCTCAAATCG CTCGCCCTGGACATCGATAGGGATGCAGAGGATCAGAACCGGTACCTGGATGGCATG GTGCAGGTGATGGTCCTACCAGTGTGTCTGTTGAGGTCACCCGTCCTAAAGTGA
- the LOC104008367 gene encoding uncharacterized protein LOC104008367: protein PQISHGLVPAAPLYSPFPSPPPSFHTASLPFSIHAHHSPLPCDLDPPLYLADTVSLLEEWGPPSSCPMQCKLTSHPARSTHLPPCLWGFAVALKPSWAGLAPSLLPPPRMSLCRPLSFLRHQCPWLPWQAHQGLVPWSPSMVAAACILSPSGHCRCQPFIPHIFLGRGGLTSISGECG from the coding sequence CCACAGATCAGCCACGGCCTGGTGCCTGCAGCCCCACTTTACtcacccttcccctcccctcctccttccttccacaCAGCAAGCCTACCTTTCTCCATCCACGCTCACCATAGCCCCCTTCCTTGTGACCTGGACCCTCCATTGTACCTGGCTGACACTGTCAGCCTCCTGGAGGAGTGGGGTCCACCTTCTTCTTGCCCTATGCAGTGCAAGCTCACTTCTCACCCAGCAAGGTCGACTCATCTGCCTCCATGTCTCTGGGGCTTTGCTGTTGCCCTGAAACCTAGCTGGGCTGGTCTTGCTCCCAGCTTGCTTCCCCCTCCTCGGATGTCCCTTTGCAGGCCCCTGTCGTTCCTCCGGCACCAGTGTCCTTGGCTGCCATGGCAAGCTCATCAGGGGCTTGTACCGTGGTCACCAAGCATGGTAGCAGCTGCCTGCATTCTATCTCCATCTGGTCACTGCAGGTGCCAACCCTTCATCCCCCATATTTTCCTGGGCCGTGGAGGGCTGACCTCCATTTCTGGGGAATGTGGCTGA
- the BET1L gene encoding BET1-like protein isoform X3 — MADWARAQSPGAVEEILDRENKRMADSLASKVTRLKSLALDIDRDAEDQNRYLDGMDSDFTSVTSLLTGSVKRFSTMARSGRDNRKLLCGMAVGLIVAFFILSYFLSRART, encoded by the exons ATGGCGGACTGGGCTCGGG CTCAGAGCCCGGGCGCTGTGGAAGAGATTCTAGACCGGGAGAACAAGCGAATGGCTGACAGCCTGGCCTCCAAAGTCACCAGGCTCAAATCG CTCGCCCTGGACATCGATAGGGATGCAGAGGATCAGAACCGGTACCTGGATGGCATG GACTCGGATTTCACAAGCGTGACCAGCCTGCTTACAGGGAGCGTGAAGCGCTTTTCCACAATGGCAAGGTCCGGACGAGACAACCGGAAGCTTCTATGTGGCATGGCTGTGGGCCTAATTGTGGCCTTCTTCATCCTCTCCTACTTCTTGTCCAGGGCAAGGACGTGA
- the BET1L gene encoding BET1-like protein isoform X1 — MPIASAAGCSPTLGPKPEVSEPEAEGAGPSRGVVGAEAGPSLAGGGAGSPFPATAPRLRRLWPRRCPRRGAGAGHDGGLGSGPSLFSAQSPGAVEEILDRENKRMADSLASKVTRLKSLALDIDRDAEDQNRYLDGMDSDFTSVTSLLTGSVKRFSTMARSGRDNRKLLCGMAVGLIVAFFILSYFLSRART; from the exons ATGCCCATCGCTTCCGCGGCCGGCTGTTCCCCAACCCTCGGCCCTAAGCCGGAAGTCAGCGAGCCCGAAGCGGAAGGGGCTGGGCCATCTAGGGGCGTGGTCGGTGCGGAGGCGGGGCCATCGCTGGCTGGGGGCGGGGCCGGAAGCCCTTTCCCCGCGACTGCGCCACGTCTGAGGCGGCTGTGGCCGCGTCGGTGTCCGCGTCGAGGAGCCGGGGCAGGGCACGATGGCGGACTGGGCTCGGG CCCCTCTCTTTTCTCAGCTCAGAGCCCGGGCGCTGTGGAAGAGATTCTAGACCGGGAGAACAAGCGAATGGCTGACAGCCTGGCCTCCAAAGTCACCAGGCTCAAATCG CTCGCCCTGGACATCGATAGGGATGCAGAGGATCAGAACCGGTACCTGGATGGCATG GACTCGGATTTCACAAGCGTGACCAGCCTGCTTACAGGGAGCGTGAAGCGCTTTTCCACAATGGCAAGGTCCGGACGAGACAACCGGAAGCTTCTATGTGGCATGGCTGTGGGCCTAATTGTGGCCTTCTTCATCCTCTCCTACTTCTTGTCCAGGGCAAGGACGTGA
- the RIC8A gene encoding synembryn-A isoform X1 produces the protein MEPRAVAEAVETGKEDVIMEALRSYNQEFSLQHSQSFTFDDAQQEDRKRLAELLVSVLEQGLPPSHRVIWLQSVRILSRDRNCLDPFTSRQSLQALACYADISVSEGSVPESPDMDVVLESLKCLCNLVLSSPVAQMLAAEARLVVKLTERVGLYRERSFPHDVQFFDLRLLFLLTALRTDVRQQLFQELKGVRLLTDTLELTLGVTPEGNPPKLLPSQETERAMEILKVLFNITLDSIKGEVVEEDAALYRHLGTLLRHCVMIATAGDRTEEFHGHAVNLLGNLPLKCLDVLLTLEPHGDSTEFMGVNMDVIRALLIFLEKRLHKTHRLKESVAPVLSVLTECARMHRPARKFLKAQVLPPLRDVRTRPEVGEMLRNKLVRLMTHLDTDVKRVAAEFLFVLCSESVPRFIKYTGYGNAAGLLAARGLMAGGRPEGQYSEDEDTDTDEYKEAKASINPVTGRVEEKPPNPMEGMTEEQKEHEAMKLVTMFDKLSRNRVIQPMGMSPRGHLTSLQDAMCETMEQQLSSDPDSDPD, from the exons ATGGAGCCCCGGGCGGTTGCAGAAGCCGTGGAGACGGGGAAGGAGGATGTGATTATGGAAGCTCTGCGGTCATACAACCAGGAG TTCTCTCTGCAGCACTCCCAGAGCTTCACGTTTGATGATGCCCAACAGGAGGACCGGAAG AGACTGGCGGAGCTGCTGGTCTCCGTCCTGGAACAGGGCTTGCCACCCTCCCACCGTGTCATCTGGCTGCAGAGTGTCCGAATCCTGTCCCGGGACCGCAACTGCCTGGACCCGTTCACCAGCCGCCAGAGCCTGCAGGCACTAGCCTGCTATGCTGACATCTCTGTCTCTGAGGGGTCCGTCCCAGAGTCCCCAGACATGGATGTTGTACTGGAGTCCCTCAAGTGCCTGTGCAACCTCGTGCTCAGCAGCCCTGTGGCACAGATGCTGGCAGCAGAGGCCCGCCTAGTGGTGAAGCTCACAGAGCGTGTGGGGCTGTACCGTGAGAGGAGCTTCCCCCACGATGTCCAGTTCTTTGACTTGCGGCTCCTCTTCCTGCTAACGGCACTCCGCACCGATGTGCGCCAGCAGCTGTTTCAGGAGCTGAAAGGAGTGCGTCTGCTAACTGACACACTGGAGCTGACGCTGGGGGTGACTCCTGAAGGGAACCCACCCAAGCTCCTTCCTTCCCAAGAGACTGAGCGGGCCATGGAGATCCTCAAAGTGCTCTTCAACATCACCCTCGACTCCATCAAGGGGGAGGTGGTCGAG GAAGACGCTGCCCTTTACCGACACCTGGGGACCCTTCTCCGGCACTGTGTGATGATCGCTACTGCTGGAGACCGCACAGAGGAGTTCCACGG CCACGCAGTGAACCTCCTGGGGAACTTGCCCCTCAAGTGTCTGGATGTTCTCCTCACCCTGGAGCCACATGGAGACTCCACGGAGTTCATGGGAGTGAATATGGATGTGATTCGTGCCCTCCTCATCTTCCTAGAGAAGCGTTTGCACAAG ACACACAGGCTGAAGGAGAGTGTAGCTCCCGTGCTGAGCGTGCTGACTGAATGTGCCCGGATGCACCGCCCAGCCAGGAAGTTCCTGAAGGCCCAG GTGCTGCCCCCTCTGCGGGATGTGAGGACACGGCCTGAGGTTGGGGAGATGCTGCGGAACAAGCTTGTCCGCCTCATGACACACCTGGACACAGATGTGAAGAGGGTGGCTGCCGAGTTCTTGTTTGTCCTGTGCTCTGAGAGTG TGCCCCGATTCATCAAGTACACAGGCTATGGGAATGCTGCTGGCCTTCTGGCTGCCAGGGGCCTCATGGCAGGAGGCCGGCCCGAGGGCCAGTACTCAgaggatgaggacacagacacagatgAGTACAAGGAAGCCAAAGCCAG CATAAACCCTGTGACCGGGAGGGTGGAGGAGAAGCCGCCTAACCCTATGGAGGGCATGACAGAGGAGCAGAAGGAGCACGAGGCCATGAAGCTGGTGACCATGTTTGACAAGCTCTCCAG GAACAGAGTCATCCAGCCAATGGGGATGAGTCCCCGGGGTCATCTTACGTCCCTGCAGGATGCCATGTGCGAGACTATGGAGCAGCAGCTCTCCTCGGACCCTGACTCGGACCCTGACTGA
- the RIC8A gene encoding synembryn-A isoform X2, which translates to MEPRAVAEAVETGKEDVIMEALRSYNQEHSQSFTFDDAQQEDRKRLAELLVSVLEQGLPPSHRVIWLQSVRILSRDRNCLDPFTSRQSLQALACYADISVSEGSVPESPDMDVVLESLKCLCNLVLSSPVAQMLAAEARLVVKLTERVGLYRERSFPHDVQFFDLRLLFLLTALRTDVRQQLFQELKGVRLLTDTLELTLGVTPEGNPPKLLPSQETERAMEILKVLFNITLDSIKGEVVEEDAALYRHLGTLLRHCVMIATAGDRTEEFHGHAVNLLGNLPLKCLDVLLTLEPHGDSTEFMGVNMDVIRALLIFLEKRLHKTHRLKESVAPVLSVLTECARMHRPARKFLKAQVLPPLRDVRTRPEVGEMLRNKLVRLMTHLDTDVKRVAAEFLFVLCSESVPRFIKYTGYGNAAGLLAARGLMAGGRPEGQYSEDEDTDTDEYKEAKASINPVTGRVEEKPPNPMEGMTEEQKEHEAMKLVTMFDKLSRNRVIQPMGMSPRGHLTSLQDAMCETMEQQLSSDPDSDPD; encoded by the exons ATGGAGCCCCGGGCGGTTGCAGAAGCCGTGGAGACGGGGAAGGAGGATGTGATTATGGAAGCTCTGCGGTCATACAACCAGGAG CACTCCCAGAGCTTCACGTTTGATGATGCCCAACAGGAGGACCGGAAG AGACTGGCGGAGCTGCTGGTCTCCGTCCTGGAACAGGGCTTGCCACCCTCCCACCGTGTCATCTGGCTGCAGAGTGTCCGAATCCTGTCCCGGGACCGCAACTGCCTGGACCCGTTCACCAGCCGCCAGAGCCTGCAGGCACTAGCCTGCTATGCTGACATCTCTGTCTCTGAGGGGTCCGTCCCAGAGTCCCCAGACATGGATGTTGTACTGGAGTCCCTCAAGTGCCTGTGCAACCTCGTGCTCAGCAGCCCTGTGGCACAGATGCTGGCAGCAGAGGCCCGCCTAGTGGTGAAGCTCACAGAGCGTGTGGGGCTGTACCGTGAGAGGAGCTTCCCCCACGATGTCCAGTTCTTTGACTTGCGGCTCCTCTTCCTGCTAACGGCACTCCGCACCGATGTGCGCCAGCAGCTGTTTCAGGAGCTGAAAGGAGTGCGTCTGCTAACTGACACACTGGAGCTGACGCTGGGGGTGACTCCTGAAGGGAACCCACCCAAGCTCCTTCCTTCCCAAGAGACTGAGCGGGCCATGGAGATCCTCAAAGTGCTCTTCAACATCACCCTCGACTCCATCAAGGGGGAGGTGGTCGAG GAAGACGCTGCCCTTTACCGACACCTGGGGACCCTTCTCCGGCACTGTGTGATGATCGCTACTGCTGGAGACCGCACAGAGGAGTTCCACGG CCACGCAGTGAACCTCCTGGGGAACTTGCCCCTCAAGTGTCTGGATGTTCTCCTCACCCTGGAGCCACATGGAGACTCCACGGAGTTCATGGGAGTGAATATGGATGTGATTCGTGCCCTCCTCATCTTCCTAGAGAAGCGTTTGCACAAG ACACACAGGCTGAAGGAGAGTGTAGCTCCCGTGCTGAGCGTGCTGACTGAATGTGCCCGGATGCACCGCCCAGCCAGGAAGTTCCTGAAGGCCCAG GTGCTGCCCCCTCTGCGGGATGTGAGGACACGGCCTGAGGTTGGGGAGATGCTGCGGAACAAGCTTGTCCGCCTCATGACACACCTGGACACAGATGTGAAGAGGGTGGCTGCCGAGTTCTTGTTTGTCCTGTGCTCTGAGAGTG TGCCCCGATTCATCAAGTACACAGGCTATGGGAATGCTGCTGGCCTTCTGGCTGCCAGGGGCCTCATGGCAGGAGGCCGGCCCGAGGGCCAGTACTCAgaggatgaggacacagacacagatgAGTACAAGGAAGCCAAAGCCAG CATAAACCCTGTGACCGGGAGGGTGGAGGAGAAGCCGCCTAACCCTATGGAGGGCATGACAGAGGAGCAGAAGGAGCACGAGGCCATGAAGCTGGTGACCATGTTTGACAAGCTCTCCAG GAACAGAGTCATCCAGCCAATGGGGATGAGTCCCCGGGGTCATCTTACGTCCCTGCAGGATGCCATGTGCGAGACTATGGAGCAGCAGCTCTCCTCGGACCCTGACTCGGACCCTGACTGA